A stretch of DNA from Coccidioides posadasii str. Silveira chromosome 4, complete sequence:
CTCATTGCTTGCTTCCCAAAAACAAAATCATAAGCTCAATCAGCTCCCCTTACCGGCAAGAGAGTGTTGGAACGAAGCAAAGTTAAGGTGGTGTCAGGATCTACCTACCGGGATTAATGCCTAGTGTCTCTCTGCCCCGGTGCAAGGGACGGAACGAGTGATTGGCTACAGTCTTTTTACCCCCTCCCTTTCTTGCTGGGAGGAAGACGCGGTCTGGGATTTCTAGAAGATTGCCAAACCAACATCCCCAGCATCTGGTGAGGCACGGAAACCCGAGCATAATGCCGGGTAGCCTTGGAAGACCAATCAGAAACTCCCAACATACACCGACGCGGCCAGAAATGAATGAGAATGGGAAGCCAGCAACCCATTGCTCACCCCACATAGAGCGCATTTGTATGGATGTTGATGTAACTTACGGAGGACATATGGACCTCTCTCAGGGATCGGCATGGATTCCTCGGTTCTGCAACTTTTGGGCGGCATGTCCTGCAATTCGAAGACGGCTGCCCAGGTCCGAACCAGGACTACTGGCATGCCACAATTCTAAATTTCATGCTTCGCGAACATAACTAACTCCAACGGAGGAGCTCAGAACCTTGGGTTTTGTATGGTTTAAAGCCAATCACAAAGATCTTACGTTGGAGTGGTCTGTATAGGGCTGCAACAGCTCCACATCAGAGCCTTCTCCCCATCTGAAGCCCATCTTGGTTTAAGGGCTTCGGGGATGAATCTTCAAGTGAGTGCCTCCTCTCTCGACATGGCAGCAGACCCAGTTTATTCACCCTCGTGGGCTGAGACTGTGGGCTCTGCAGCGTACAACAGATACGACTCCTCCTCAGCTATACTAAATTAAGGTTTGTGGCATGACAGTTTTCTTATCGGGCCTGCGGCAGCGGAGCAATTTAGGCTGGGGCTGATGACAGGGGGGAGATGAATATGGAGTATATGGCTGGAACCCATGCCAACGTGAGCCTACGCTTATTTCTCCGAGAAGAACAGGATATAAGTTCTTGCAACACTCCCAAGGGAAGTTGGTCGTTGTGGGGAATTGAACGCAGAATTGCCCGTCATACACCAGCCCACTTGACAAGATGAGGTTTTCTCATCAACTTCTCGGAGGCACTGCCTTCGCCACGCTCTTAGGTCTAGGAGCGTCCTTTGGAATGGGATGGTCTACCCTACAACAAGATCTAGAGATGGCCGGGATGATGGGCATCGACCCTGAAACCGTCTTCGCCGACCGTGCCGGTTTCAAAGCCGCTATGAAACATCACGCCGAAAAGAGCGGCGCACCAGAAGCGGAATTCACAGAGGTGTGTATAGAGCTCGATAGGAATTTGGTTTTTATTGCGGAGGACGTAGTCTAACTGGCACGTCTATAGATTCCTATCGATCATGAGAACCCCGATGCCAAGTACAAGAATCGCTTCTGGGTTAACGATTCCAAGTACAAATCCGGAGGCCCGGTCTTCTTGTTTGATGGCGGCGAGGCCAATGCTCAACGCTACGCGGACTTTTATCTTGTGAATGAAACCTCGTTTTTCGTTCAATTACTAGAAGAGTTCCACGGTATGGGTATCGTCTGGGAGCACCGGTACGTACCTACGTGGCTTGTTCCAACTAGGAACATATCCGAAAAGCTAACCTTGATCAAGATATTATGGCGAATCCAATCCCTTCCCGGTCAATCTCGACACTCCCGCCGAACACTTTCAATACTTAAACAACGAGCAAGCATTGGCTGATATTCCATACTTTGCCAAAAATTTCAAACGTGAGAACTTTCCAGACGATGACCTGACACCAAAGTCGACACCATGGGTCATGATCGGCGGCTCGTATCCTGGAATGCGAGCTGCCTTCACAAGAGACCAATATCCAGAAACTATCTTTGCTTCCTTCGCTGCCTGTGCCCCTGTACAAGCTCAGATTGATATGAGTGTTTACTACGAGCAGGTCTACAGGGGTTTGGTGGCATACGGTTATGGAAATTGCACTAAGGATGTCCGCGCTGCCTACAAGTACATTGACTCAAAGCTTCGTCGGGGCGAGAGTGCTGCCGAGATAAAGAAGCTTTTCCTTGGAGATACAGCACAGAACAATACCAATGGCGACTTCACACAAGCTTTGATCTGGACTTGGGCCACATGGCAGAGTCAAGGACCAGACGGCGGAGTCGGACAATTCTGCAACTGGCTCGAAACGGACCCAAAAACTAATAAGACAGCTCCTGCTGAGGGTTGGGCGCCAACTAAAGGCGCCAAGGCAGTGGTAGAGCGGTTTGCAGCATGGCCGGGTCTTGTTCCCCGTGTCAACGCCGCCTTTGAGACGAACTGCAAGGGCGAAAACCCAGACGAGCCAACCATGTGCAACCTTGGAAAGAGAGTGGCAGATCCGTCAGGTATCGCTTGGACATGGCAGTACTGCAGCGAATGGGGATACTTCCAGTATCAAAACTGGCCACCCCACGAGATTCTTTCCGATTTCCAAACGGATCGCTATATCCAGACGTCTCTTTGCTATCGCCAATTCCCCGATGGCCTCAAGAGCGGCTACCTTCCACGCCGCCCTAAGGCCCGCCAGACGAACAAGGCCACCGGCGGCTGGCATATGCGTCCATCCAATACTTACTGGAGTGGAGGACAATATGACCCTTGGAGGTCTCTCTCCCCGCTTTCGCAAGAATGGTTTGCCCCGAAGGTCGACATCATCACTGAAATTCCGGAGTGCAATAAGCCAACAT
This window harbors:
- a CDS encoding uncharacterized protein (EggNog:ENOG410PG2D~COG:O~MEROPS:MER0093133), yielding MRFSHQLLGGTAFATLLGLGASFGMGWSTLQQDLEMAGMMGIDPETVFADRAGFKAAMKHHAEKSGAPEAEFTEIPIDHENPDAKYKNRFWVNDSKYKSGGPVFLFDGGEANAQRYADFYLVNETSFFVQLLEEFHGMGIVWEHRYYGESNPFPVNLDTPAEHFQYLNNEQALADIPYFAKNFKRENFPDDDLTPKSTPWVMIGGSYPGMRAAFTRDQYPETIFASFAACAPVQAQIDMSVYYEQVYRGLVAYGYGNCTKDVRAAYKYIDSKLRRGESAAEIKKLFLGDTAQNNTNGDFTQALIWTWATWQSQGPDGGVGQFCNWLETDPKTNKTAPAEGWAPTKGAKAVVERFAAWPGLVPRVNAAFETNCKGENPDEPTMCNLGKRVADPSGIAWTWQYCSEWGYFQYQNWPPHEILSDFQTDRYIQTSLCYRQFPDGLKSGYLPRRPKARQTNKATGGWHMRPSNTYWSGGQYDPWRSLSPLSQEWFAPKVDIITEIPECNKPTSPREIFGYIVPNAQHCYDFRSYFKAGEKSRQLWRAALHKWLPCFKKQE